In Iodobacter fluviatilis, one DNA window encodes the following:
- the phoB gene encoding phosphate regulon transcriptional regulator PhoB translates to MPANILLVEDEPAIQELIAFNLSQAGHHVMRADSAESAQNIVRNALPDLILLDWMLPGMTGIDFAKKLRSEERTRQIPLIMLTARSDEQDKVIGLETGADDYITKPFSPRELQARIKAVLRRRAPQITDDTVEVQGLRLDPATHRVTGNSETIDLGPTEFRLLHFFMTHPERVHSRAQLLDHVWGDHVFVEERTVDVHIRRLRSALESTNFDRLIQTVRGTGYRLSAHNN, encoded by the coding sequence ATGCCTGCTAATATTTTACTTGTTGAAGACGAACCCGCCATTCAAGAGCTGATTGCTTTCAATCTGTCTCAAGCAGGCCACCATGTGATGCGTGCCGACTCCGCAGAAAGCGCACAAAACATCGTTAGAAACGCCCTGCCCGATTTAATTCTGCTCGACTGGATGCTACCCGGCATGACCGGCATCGATTTTGCCAAGAAGCTGCGCTCTGAAGAACGTACCCGGCAAATTCCTTTGATCATGCTCACCGCCCGCTCGGACGAGCAAGATAAAGTCATCGGCCTTGAAACAGGCGCTGATGATTACATTACCAAGCCTTTTAGCCCGCGCGAATTGCAAGCACGCATTAAGGCAGTGCTGCGTCGCCGAGCACCGCAAATTACTGATGACACCGTTGAAGTGCAGGGCCTGCGCCTTGATCCTGCTACACACCGTGTCACCGGCAATAGCGAAACCATCGATCTTGGCCCTACTGAATTTCGCTTACTGCACTTTTTTATGACTCACCCGGAACGCGTGCATTCGCGTGCCCAATTGCTTGATCATGTCTGGGGCGATCACGTATTTGTAGAAGAACGTACGGTTGACGTGCATATCCGCCGCCTGCGCTCTGCCTTGGAATCAACTAACTTTGACCGTTTGATTCAAACTGTACGCGGTACAGGCTACAGACTGTCTGCTCACAATAATTAA
- the phoR gene encoding phosphate regulon sensor histidine kinase PhoR, whose product MLWLRSLIHYLTMAVFSASIGAIFGLTYGMATAIGLLSCSVLYHLVNLGRLHRWVEDSRVDNVPSGILLWQEVFDRVYNQVRLQSKIKERLTNTLDRFTNASEALPDGVVILDEHDRIEWCNRSAAQHMAINRVSDVWQVISNIVRHPSLREYLRSQDFAHPLVLHTHRPQEQVLSVQLVPFDSSRKLLLSRDITQLDRVQTVHRDFVANVSHELRTPLTVVGGFIETMIDMPDTDPETRGQHLQLMYDQTQRMQRLVDDLLTLSRLESGQQMREEEVDVPQLMRLLAAEAEGLSQGRHIVTIGQLDAIRLIGNHDELHSAFGNLVSNAIRYTPNGGEITLSWNLSFEHGLFSVKDSGIGISPEHLPRLTERFYRVDRGRSRSTGGTGLGLAIVKHIIQRHQAQLLVQSKSGEGSVFSVKFPPQRLINN is encoded by the coding sequence ATGCTTTGGCTACGATCTCTGATTCATTACCTGACAATGGCGGTTTTTTCTGCCTCCATTGGTGCTATTTTTGGTCTGACTTATGGCATGGCCACCGCGATAGGTCTTTTATCTTGTTCAGTTCTGTATCACTTGGTGAATCTTGGCCGCTTACACCGCTGGGTAGAAGACTCCCGGGTGGATAATGTGCCGAGTGGCATTTTGCTCTGGCAGGAAGTGTTCGACCGGGTTTACAACCAGGTCAGGCTGCAAAGCAAAATTAAGGAACGCCTCACCAATACGCTGGATCGCTTTACCAATGCCAGCGAGGCCCTGCCCGATGGCGTGGTGATTCTGGATGAGCACGACAGAATCGAATGGTGTAACCGGTCTGCCGCCCAGCATATGGCTATTAACCGTGTGAGCGATGTCTGGCAAGTGATCAGCAATATTGTCCGCCATCCATCCCTGCGCGAATATCTGCGCAGCCAGGATTTTGCCCATCCTCTGGTTTTACATACTCACCGCCCGCAAGAGCAGGTCTTATCCGTGCAGCTCGTTCCTTTTGATTCCAGCCGTAAGCTTCTTTTATCACGCGATATTACCCAGCTGGATCGCGTCCAGACCGTACACCGCGATTTCGTCGCCAATGTTTCGCACGAGCTGCGTACCCCGCTAACGGTTGTGGGTGGTTTTATCGAAACCATGATCGATATGCCCGATACCGATCCGGAAACACGCGGCCAGCATTTACAGCTGATGTACGATCAAACTCAGCGGATGCAGCGTCTGGTTGACGATTTACTGACCCTTTCCCGATTGGAAAGTGGCCAACAGATGCGTGAAGAAGAAGTCGATGTGCCGCAATTGATGCGCCTCTTGGCTGCCGAAGCCGAGGGCCTGTCGCAAGGCCGCCATATCGTGACCATAGGCCAACTCGATGCAATCCGTTTAATTGGCAATCACGACGAGCTGCATTCAGCTTTTGGCAATTTAGTTTCCAACGCCATCCGCTACACACCGAATGGTGGCGAGATTACCCTGTCATGGAATCTTAGCTTTGAGCACGGCTTATTCAGCGTAAAAGACTCAGGCATCGGCATCTCCCCCGAGCACCTGCCCCGCCTGACCGAACGCTTTTACCGGGTTGACCGAGGCCGCTCACGCTCCACCGGTGGCACGGGGCTGGGCTTAGCCATCGTGAAACACATCATCCAACGCCACCAAGCCCAATTACTGGTGCAATCCAAATCAGGCGAAGGCAGCGTGTTCTCAGTGAAATTCCCGCCACAGCGATTGATTAATAACTGA
- the tal gene encoding transaldolase produces the protein MSKIAAIKPLGQSIWLDNLSRGLIQSGELAKILKEDGIMGVTSNPAIFYKSISSDPLYTGDLAELKKQDLTAEQRYEALVIPDLQAACDVTRSIYDETKGKDGYVSLEVSPTLSHDAVGTIANAKRLWAAINRPNLMIKVPATSAGVIAIEELIASGLNINVTLMFNLKHVDEVLTAYIRGLEARVAAGQPVDHVHAVASVFLSRVDSLIDPQLEEIGTPEALALRGQVAKSFVKVSYEHYKKLFHGTRFAALKALGANPQRMLWASTGTKNKAYSDVMYVADLIGPETVNTVPDATLALFRDHGVAALTLETGTEQAIANMAVLRKLGINYNLQGEQLQTEGLKQFDDAFIKLLELTA, from the coding sequence ATGAGCAAAATCGCTGCTATTAAGCCCCTAGGTCAAAGCATCTGGCTGGATAATTTATCGCGTGGTCTGATTCAATCTGGTGAACTTGCCAAAATTCTGAAAGAAGACGGCATCATGGGGGTGACATCTAACCCGGCCATTTTCTATAAATCTATCAGCTCTGATCCGCTTTATACCGGCGACTTGGCAGAATTAAAAAAACAAGATTTAACTGCTGAACAACGCTACGAAGCGCTAGTGATTCCTGATCTGCAGGCTGCTTGCGATGTAACCCGCTCGATTTACGATGAAACCAAGGGTAAAGACGGCTATGTATCGCTGGAAGTATCCCCAACACTGTCGCACGACGCAGTCGGCACCATTGCCAACGCAAAACGCCTGTGGGCAGCCATTAATCGCCCTAATCTGATGATCAAAGTTCCAGCGACTTCCGCTGGCGTGATTGCGATTGAAGAGCTCATTGCCTCTGGCCTGAATATCAACGTCACCTTGATGTTTAATCTGAAACACGTTGACGAAGTACTCACCGCCTATATCCGCGGCTTGGAAGCACGCGTAGCCGCTGGCCAACCGGTTGATCACGTTCACGCCGTTGCATCGGTATTCTTATCCCGTGTAGACAGCCTGATTGATCCGCAACTGGAAGAAATCGGCACACCAGAAGCACTGGCACTACGCGGCCAAGTGGCAAAATCCTTTGTTAAAGTCTCTTACGAGCATTACAAAAAGCTCTTCCACGGCACACGCTTTGCTGCACTGAAAGCACTGGGCGCAAACCCGCAACGCATGCTGTGGGCCTCTACCGGCACCAAAAACAAAGCTTATAGCGATGTAATGTACGTAGCAGATCTGATCGGCCCAGAAACAGTGAACACTGTGCCAGATGCAACACTGGCACTGTTCCGCGACCACGGTGTAGCCGCGCTGACGCTGGAAACAGGGACAGAGCAAGCCATCGCCAATATGGCCGTACTGCGTAAACTAGGCATTAACTACAATCTGCAAGGCGAGCAGCTGCAAACCGAAGGCCTGAAGCAATTTGATGATGCCTTTATCAAACTGCTGGAACTGACTGCTTAA
- a CDS encoding metal-dependent hydrolase — MFIAHIPSGYIYAVSILKNIKKTKIATHHIILSAVLGAVLPDFDLIYFYLFDHRQTHHHKYITHWPLLWISLALISYAIYACSSQKKLGLLSLITCTSCILHMVLDTVVGDIWWFFPFIDQPFALFTVNALYKPWWLNFMLHWSFALELIICSLASFIYIKRKKNN, encoded by the coding sequence ATGTTCATTGCGCATATCCCTTCGGGCTATATTTACGCGGTATCTATTTTAAAAAATATTAAAAAAACAAAGATAGCAACACATCATATTATTCTTTCTGCCGTACTAGGGGCAGTCCTTCCTGATTTTGATCTTATATACTTTTATTTATTTGACCATCGCCAGACGCACCACCATAAATATATAACGCACTGGCCTTTGCTATGGATTTCTTTAGCTCTTATTTCGTATGCAATCTATGCCTGCTCTTCGCAAAAAAAGCTGGGATTACTCTCTCTTATTACTTGCACATCCTGCATCCTGCATATGGTTTTAGATACTGTTGTTGGAGATATCTGGTGGTTTTTTCCATTTATAGATCAACCCTTTGCTCTGTTTACCGTAAATGCCCTCTATAAGCCCTGGTGGCTTAATTTTATGCTGCATTGGTCATTCGCTTTAGAGCTGATCATTTGTAGCTTAGCAAGCTTCATTTACATTAAGCGTAAAAAGAACAATTGA
- a CDS encoding gamma-butyrobetaine hydroxylase-like domain-containing protein translates to MSGLSKTTPLPVEIKLHQASKQLEIHFDEGSCFILPCEYLRVYSPSAEVRGHGAGPGTLQLGKADVNIIDIVPVGHYAVKLVFDDGHDSGLYSWDHLYELGRNQAVNWQAYLDKLVEAGASRTL, encoded by the coding sequence ATGTCTGGACTATCAAAAACAACCCCTTTGCCTGTTGAGATAAAACTTCATCAGGCTTCAAAGCAGCTGGAGATTCATTTTGATGAGGGCAGCTGTTTTATTCTGCCCTGTGAATATCTGCGGGTATACAGCCCTTCTGCTGAAGTGCGTGGCCACGGAGCAGGCCCCGGAACATTGCAGCTTGGGAAGGCGGACGTCAATATTATTGATATTGTGCCGGTGGGTCATTACGCAGTGAAACTGGTATTTGATGACGGCCATGATTCAGGGCTTTACTCATGGGACCATCTTTATGAGCTGGGGCGTAATCAGGCGGTAAACTGGCAGGCCTATTTAGATAAGCTTGTCGAGGCCGGGGCTTCAAGAACACTGTAG